GCGTCGAGCAGGACACCAGCGTGTTCGCCGGCCAGCGGGCGCCGGCTGCGAAGGCGGATGCGCCGCCCCCTTGGAATAATCAGCGGGTAAACGCCGTCGATGCCGATGGCCAACGTTCGATTGTGGCGTCGCGCTGGCCTGAGCTGGCGGCCGGGAATTCGTCGCCCGCTCCTGCACCATCGGCGGTCAATGCGGCAGCCAGACCGCAACAAACTGCGGAGGCCGCGCCGCCGCCCGTGATTGCCGCGGTCACACTCGCCACTGCGGACGCGCCGGCGGCGAAACCCTACGGCTCCGTACAGATGCTGCTGATCGCCATGATCGGCGCATTGTCGGTGGCGAGCCTGATCGCAAGCGTGATCTTCAGGTTCGGCGGCAGGCGGCGGGCCGGCCGGCGCAACGTCAGGGGCGACCGCCGCGTCAACTGGGATATCCCGAGAGCCGATCGCCCGTCGCTGTCGGAAGAGGCGCGCGCCTCGGCATCGATGCGGGAGATCGACCGGCTGCCCGAGGGCAGCCTTCCCCGCGAGGCGTTTGCGGCGGATGATCCGAATGAAAGAACCGTTCGAATGCTGGCGCGGCTTGCACGAAGCGCGGCGAACTGACGGCTTCTATGTCTCGAGTTGCCGCTGCAGCTCGCGCACGAACGTCGTCAGGCCGGTGCGGCGTTCGCGCTTCAGCCGCTCGGCCTTCAGGATCGACTGCACCTCGGCGAACGCGTCATCGATCGCATGATTGATGACGATATAATCGTATTCCGCCCAGTGGCTCATTTCGTGGCTGGCACGGCTCATCCGTCCCCGGATCACCTCGTCGGAGTCCTGCGCGCGGGAGTGCAGCCGCTTTTCGAGTTCGGCCGCCGACGGCGGCAGGATGAACACGCTGACGACATCGTCGCGGGCTTTCTCCCGTAACTGCTGGGTGCCCTGCCAGTCGATGTCGAACAGCACGTCCTGCCCCGCCGCCAGGGCGGCCTCGACCGGCGCCCGCGGCGTGCCGTAGCTGTTGTCGAACACCGTGGCCCATTCCAGGAGTTCATCGCGCTCCGTCATCGACTCGAAGGTTGCCTTGTCGATGAAATGGTAGTCGCGGCCATCGACTTCGCCCGGCCGCATCGGCCGCGTGGTCGCGGACACCGACATCTTCAGGCCGGGTGTCTGTTCGATCAGCCGCCGCGACAGCGTGGTCTTTCCCGCACCCGATGGCGACGACAGCACGAACATCAGTCCACGCCGTTCAACTCCTTCGAAGCCGTGGCCGCCAGCCGTCATCTGTCACTCCAGGTTCTGGACTTGTTCGCGGAACTGCTCGACCACGTTCTTCATCTCGAGCCCGGTATTGGTCAATTCGATATCGTTCGACTTGGAACAACAGGTATTGACCTCGCGGTTGAATTCCTGCGCCAGGAAGTCGAGCCGCCGTCCGACCGCTCCACCCTTGCCGATCATCTCGCGGGCCTGCGCGATGTGCGAGGCGATGCGGTCGAGCTCTTCGCGAATATCGGCCTTGGTCGCAATCATGATCGCTTCCTGATTGAGCCGGTCGGCATCGAAGCGGTCGGAGGTCTCGAGCAAGGCCGCGATCTGCTCGGCGAGCCGTGCCCTGATCGCCTCGGGCTTGCGGCCGGGCGCGGCCTCGGCCTTCTTGGCCAGGCGCTCGATCTCGTCCATTCGCTGCGACAAGATCTGCCCGAGCGTCACGCCCTCGCGCCGCCGCATCTTGACGAGATCGGCCAGCGCCTGCTCGAAAGCCGCCAAGGCTGCGATCCTCGCGGCCTTGTCCTCTTCCTCGTTGCTTTCGGGTTCGACCACCTCGATGACGCCCTTGATCGCCAGCAGCCCGTCGATGCTCGGCGCCACCGCATCGATCTTGCCGGCGAGCGCATGGGCCACCTTGAGGACCGAGGCAAGCACGTCCTCATTGATGCGGATGCTCGAGACCGCGTTGGCGCGCTTGACGTTCAGATTGGCATAGACCGTGCCGCGCGACAGCACCTCGCCGGCGCGCTTCTTGGCCGAGGCCTCGATATCGTCCCATCCGGGCGGCAGACGCAGGCGCAGGTCGAAGCCCTTGGCATTGACCGACTTCAACTCCCATTCGAACGTGTAGGGTCCGCTGGCGCCGTGGCTTCGGGCAAAGCCGGTCATGCTCGACAACGCCATCGCTGGAATTTCTCCGGAGGTAGGGGAGTGAGATTCGCCAGAAACTGCTTAAGCCTAAAGCGTCTCCGGCCAAAGTGGAATTCGCTTGCGGCGGCGGCCGGCAGCTAGCGCTGCACCACCGGGGGGGACGCCGTCGTCGACTGCGCCGCGCCCTGCCGGGCCGGCGCGGGCGGAGCGGCCGGCGGGGCCGCACGGGCGGGCTTCTTCGGCGCAACCGGCCTGGGCGTCGTGGCGGTCGGGTTGGTATCGGCCGGCGCGCCGGCTGCGGCCGGCTGGGCCTCTTCTGCCGGAGGTTCGACGGTGTCGTTCTGGATCTGCTTTTCGATCGCACGCAGCTTGACGACGTTCTTCTGATGCTGGTCGTAGGTTTCGGTGAAGGTGTGGCCGCCGGTGCCGTCGGCAACGAAGAACAGGTCGCGCGTGCGCGCCGGATTGGCCGCAGCCTCCAGCGAGGCGCGTCCAGGATTGGCGATCGGTCCGGGCGGGAGCCCATCGACCACGTAGGTGTTGTACGGTGACGGCTGCTGGATTTCGGAGCGCTTGATCGGCCGGCCCAGTGTGCCCTTGCCGCCGACCAGTCCGTAGATGATGGTCGGATCCGACTGCAGCTTCATCTTCTGCCGCAACCGGTTGACGAACACTGCGGCGACACGGCTGCGTTCGTCCGGCTTGCCGGTTTCCTTCTCGATGATCGAGGCCAGCGTCACCAGCTGCTCCGGCGTCCTGACTGGGATATCGGGATTGCGGCGATCCCAGATTTCCGCCAGCACGCGTTTCTGGGTCTGCTGCATGCGCTGGATCACCTGCTCGCGCGTGGTGCCGCGCGGGAACTTGTAGGTCTCCGGCAGCAAAGTGCCTTCGCGCGGCATTTCCCTGACCGAGCCGGCAAAGATATCGTTCTCGGAAAGGCGGGCCACGATCTGCTCGGAAGTCAGCCCTTCCGGAATCGTCACGGCGTGCTGGACCACCTTGCCTTCGACGATGGTTCCGATGACGTCGCGCAGGCTGGCGTTCTTCTGGAACGAATATTCGCCGGGCTTCAGTTCGGAACTCGCCTTCAGTGCGAACACGCCGCCGATGAACGCCCAGGGATTGACGTCGATCACGCCTTCGCGCTGCAGGACGTCGGCGATGTCGCGCTTGCCGGCCCGCGCCGGAATGTTGACGATCTTGTCTTCCTTCAGCGGACCAGGCGCCTCGAGCAGCTGCTTGCCGTAGACATAGGCGCCGCCGGCGCCGATCATCGCGACCAGCAGGATGGTGATGATCGCATTGCCGACCACCACGAACGGGTTACGGGCACGGTCGGACCGCTTCGGCGGCGGCGGAACCTGCTCCGGCTCCAGCGCAGCGCGCGGGCTACGTGGCGAAATGGGCGGCCTCTCACTCATCGATGCAACCTGAATCCTGTCGGTTTGATCGCGGCCCGGCAAATCCCTGCCATGCCAATAGCATACGCCCGCATCTAGGAGTTATCGCCGAATACGGCAAAACGGTGGAGTCGTTCTAATCACAAGCTAGTTGGTCACACGCTGCACGATCACGGATGCGTTGGTGCCCCCGAAACCGAACGAATTCGACAGCGCGACATTGATCTCGCGCTTGCGCGGGGTCAGCGGCACCAGATCGATCGCCGTTTCCACCGACGGGTTTTCGAGATTGATGGTGGGCGGGGCGATGTTGTCGCGGATCGCCAGGATGCTGAAAATCGTCTCGATCGCGCCGGCCGCACCGAGCAGATGTCCGGTCGACGATTTGGTCGAGGACATCGACACCTTGGAGGCGGTGTTCCCCAGGAGTCGCTCCACCGCGCCGAGCTCGATTTCGTCTCCGACCTGCGTCGAGGTGCCATGCGCATTGATGTAGTCGACATCGGAAGGCGTGATTCCGGCGCGCTTCATCGCGGCACTCATGCTGCGGAATGCGCCGTCGCCGTCCGGCGATGGAGATGTGATGTGATAGGCGTCGCCGGACAGGCCGTATCCGGTCACCTCGGCATAGATCTTGGCGCCGCGCCTTTTTGCGTGCTCGTATTCCTCGAGCACCACGATCCCGGCGCCTTCGCCCATCACGAAGCCGTCGCGGTCCTTGTCGTAGGGGCGCGAGGCTTTTTCCGGAGTTTCGTTGAAGCCGGTCGACAACGCCCGGGCGGCGCAGAATCCCGCCATCGACAGCCGGCAAATCGGCGATTCCGTTCCGCCCGCCACCATCACGTCGGCATCGCCGAGCGTGATCAGCCGGCTGGCGTCGCCGATCGCATGCGCTCCGGTCGAACATGCGGTCACCACCGAATGGTTGGGACCCTTGAGGCCATGCTCGATCGAGACGTAGCCCGAAGCCAGATTGATCAGCCGGCCGGGAATGAAGAACGGCGACACCTTGCGCGGTCCGCGCTCCTTCAACAGCAGCGCCGTATCGGCGATGCCGGACAGGCCGCCGATCCCCGAGCCGATCATGGTGCCGGTGGCGCAGCGCTCTTCTTCGGTGGACGGATGCCAGTTGGCATCATCGAGCGCCTGGCGCGCCGCGCACATGGCGAAAATGATGAAATCGTCGACCTTGCGCTGATCCTTCGGCTCCATCCACTGGTCGGGGTTGAAGGAACCATTAGAGCCGTCGCCTCGCGGAACCACGCAGGCGATCCGGCTGGTCAGATCGGACACGTCGAACGTGTCGATCTTCCTGGCGCCGCTCTCGCTATTGAGGATGCGCTTCCAGGTCGGCTCGACGCCACAGCCGAGGGGCGTGACCATGCCGAGGCCTGTGACGACAACCCGCCTCATATCCAGCACTCCAGCCCAAAATTCGCGGCCCACAACAAGAAACCGGTGGACCGCTCGACCACGGCCCGTCCGGCTTCCTCAGCACCGCGCGGGGCGTCAGCTCTTCGCGTTCTTTTCAAGAAATTTTGTAGCGTCGCCGACGGTCAGAATCGTCTCCGCGGCATCGTCGGGAATCTCGCAACCGAACTCTTCTTCAAACGCCATCACGAGCTCGACAGTATCGAGGCTGTCCGCGCCGAGGTCGTCAATGAAGCTCGCGTTGTCGACCACTTTTTCGGGTTCAACACCAAGGTGTTCGACCACAATCTTCTTAACTCGCTCGCCAATCTCACTCATCGTTCAACCTCGTCCTTGTTCCATTAGACCCGTCCCCAAGACGCTACGAGCCATCGTGGTCGTTAAACTTCCTTCGCAATCGCGCATAGTCTTGATTTGGCCCCGTGATAGCGACGAAGGCCCGGCGAACGACGGCAGGCTCCCGCTCGCCAATATACAGGGTTTCAAATTCCTGCAATGGCGTTCTTTGCCCATCCGTTGCTGGTTCGGTTACCATACTTCCCATGCCTTGACTACACGCCTCGATCAACCCGCCGAAACCGTCCCTCGCCTTGTGGACGGGGCCGGTAACCGGTTCAAAACATGGCCATTCCGCCATTGACGTGTATCGTCTGTCCGGTGACGTAAGCGGCTTCGTTGGAAGCCAGATAGACCGCCGCCGCGGCGATGTCTTCCGGCGTTCCCAGCCGCGCGGCAGGGACCTTCGACAGGATGGTTTCGCGCTGCTTGTCGTTGAGCGCATCCGTCATCGGCGTCTTGATGAATCCCGGCGCAATGCAGTTGGCGGTGACGTTGCGCTTGGCGTATTCGGCACCCAGCGTCTTGATCATGCCGATCAGCCCGGCCTTCGACGCCGTGTAATTGCCCTGCCCCGGATTGCCGGTGACGCCGACGATCGAGGTGATGGCGATGATGCGGCCGAAACGCTTGCGCATCATCAGCTTGGTCGCGGCCCGCGCGAGGCGAAAGGTCGCGGTCAGATTGACCTTGATGACCTCGTCCCAGTCCTCGTCGCGCAACTGCACGAAGAGATTATCGCGGGTGATGCCGGCATTGGCGACGAGAATATCGACCTGGCCCATGGCGGCCTCGGCCGCGGGCACCAGCGCCTCGACCTCGGCGCTGTCGGAGAGATTGCACGGCAACACATGAACGCGTTCGCCCAGTTTGCCGGCGAGCGTGTCCAGCACCTCGCGCCGCGTTCCGGAAATGGCCACCGTCGCGCCCTGCGCGTGCAAGGCTTGCGCGATCGCATTGCCGATGCCGCCGGTCGCGCCGGTGACGAGCGCCGTCCTGCCAGTCAGATCGAACATCAATATCTCCTCTCGACCGCCTGGAGCCTGTCCGGTTCTGACCGAATCAGAACCGAGGCTCTAATCTTTTGTCTGACGCATGTTCTTTACGCGAACCGGTACTCATTTCGCTCGGAAACACGCTAGGCCGAATGCGCGGCCGCCAGGGCTTCCTTTGCGGCGGCAATATCGCCGGGCCCGCCCACTGAAATTCCGACCGCGCCATCGGCGATGCGCTTGACCAGCCCGCTCAGCACCTTGCCGGCGCCGATCTCGAAAAATCGCGTGACCCCGTGGCTCGCCATGTAAGCCACCGATTCGCGCCAGCGCACGGTGCCGGTAATCTGCTCGATCAGGCGGCGGCGGATCTCGTCGGGATCGGTGATCGGCGCGGCCAGCACGTTCGACACGACAGGCGAAACCGGCTGCCTGATGGTCACGCCGGCCAGCGCCGCGGCCATCGCATCGGCCGCGGGTTGCATCAGCCGGCAATGAAATGGCGCCGACACCGGCAGCAGCATGGCGCGCTTGGCGCCCTTGGTCTTGGCAATCTCGAGCGCGCGCTCGACCGCCGCCTTGTCGCCGGAGACCACGACCTGCCCGCCGCCATTGTCATTGGCGGCCTGGCAGACCTGACCCTGCGCGGCCTCGTCGGCAACGGCGACCGCAGCCTCGTAGTCGAGGCCGAGCAGGGCCGCCATTGCGCCGGCGCCGACCGGCACCGCCTTCTGCATGGCAAGGCCGCGGGTGCGCAGCAGGCGCGCAGTATCGGAGATGCTGAGGCTGCCGGCGGCGGCGAGCGCGGAATATTCGCCGAGCGAATGGCCGGCCACGAAGGCGGCGTCCCTCCCGACCGAGAAGCCGGCCTCGGACTCCAGGACCCGCAAGGTGGCCAGCGAAACCGCCATCAAAGCGGGCTGGGCATTTTCGGTGA
The genomic region above belongs to Bradyrhizobium sediminis and contains:
- a CDS encoding acyl carrier protein; this encodes MSEIGERVKKIVVEHLGVEPEKVVDNASFIDDLGADSLDTVELVMAFEEEFGCEIPDDAAETILTVGDATKFLEKNAKS
- the fabF gene encoding beta-ketoacyl-ACP synthase II; translated protein: MRRVVVTGLGMVTPLGCGVEPTWKRILNSESGARKIDTFDVSDLTSRIACVVPRGDGSNGSFNPDQWMEPKDQRKVDDFIIFAMCAARQALDDANWHPSTEEERCATGTMIGSGIGGLSGIADTALLLKERGPRKVSPFFIPGRLINLASGYVSIEHGLKGPNHSVVTACSTGAHAIGDASRLITLGDADVMVAGGTESPICRLSMAGFCAARALSTGFNETPEKASRPYDKDRDGFVMGEGAGIVVLEEYEHAKRRGAKIYAEVTGYGLSGDAYHITSPSPDGDGAFRSMSAAMKRAGITPSDVDYINAHGTSTQVGDEIELGAVERLLGNTASKVSMSSTKSSTGHLLGAAGAIETIFSILAIRDNIAPPTINLENPSVETAIDLVPLTPRKREINVALSNSFGFGGTNASVIVQRVTN
- the gmk gene encoding guanylate kinase, which gives rise to MTAGGHGFEGVERRGLMFVLSSPSGAGKTTLSRRLIEQTPGLKMSVSATTRPMRPGEVDGRDYHFIDKATFESMTERDELLEWATVFDNSYGTPRAPVEAALAAGQDVLFDIDWQGTQQLREKARDDVVSVFILPPSAAELEKRLHSRAQDSDEVIRGRMSRASHEMSHWAEYDYIVINHAIDDAFAEVQSILKAERLKRERRTGLTTFVRELQRQLET
- the fabG gene encoding 3-oxoacyl-[acyl-carrier-protein] reductase; its protein translation is MFDLTGRTALVTGATGGIGNAIAQALHAQGATVAISGTRREVLDTLAGKLGERVHVLPCNLSDSAEVEALVPAAEAAMGQVDILVANAGITRDNLFVQLRDEDWDEVIKVNLTATFRLARAATKLMMRKRFGRIIAITSIVGVTGNPGQGNYTASKAGLIGMIKTLGAEYAKRNVTANCIAPGFIKTPMTDALNDKQRETILSKVPAARLGTPEDIAAAAVYLASNEAAYVTGQTIHVNGGMAMF
- a CDS encoding YicC/YloC family endoribonuclease yields the protein MALSSMTGFARSHGASGPYTFEWELKSVNAKGFDLRLRLPPGWDDIEASAKKRAGEVLSRGTVYANLNVKRANAVSSIRINEDVLASVLKVAHALAGKIDAVAPSIDGLLAIKGVIEVVEPESNEEEDKAARIAALAAFEQALADLVKMRRREGVTLGQILSQRMDEIERLAKKAEAAPGRKPEAIRARLAEQIAALLETSDRFDADRLNQEAIMIATKADIREELDRIASHIAQAREMIGKGGAVGRRLDFLAQEFNREVNTCCSKSNDIELTNTGLEMKNVVEQFREQVQNLE
- the mltG gene encoding endolytic transglycosylase MltG, whose translation is MSERPPISPRSPRAALEPEQVPPPPKRSDRARNPFVVVGNAIITILLVAMIGAGGAYVYGKQLLEAPGPLKEDKIVNIPARAGKRDIADVLQREGVIDVNPWAFIGGVFALKASSELKPGEYSFQKNASLRDVIGTIVEGKVVQHAVTIPEGLTSEQIVARLSENDIFAGSVREMPREGTLLPETYKFPRGTTREQVIQRMQQTQKRVLAEIWDRRNPDIPVRTPEQLVTLASIIEKETGKPDERSRVAAVFVNRLRQKMKLQSDPTIIYGLVGGKGTLGRPIKRSEIQQPSPYNTYVVDGLPPGPIANPGRASLEAAANPARTRDLFFVADGTGGHTFTETYDQHQKNVVKLRAIEKQIQNDTVEPPAEEAQPAAAGAPADTNPTATTPRPVAPKKPARAAPPAAPPAPARQGAAQSTTASPPVVQR
- the fabD gene encoding ACP S-malonyltransferase, translated to MTAAFTFPGQGSQAVGMGKALADAFPAARAVFAEVDSALGEKLTAIIWDGPADTLQLTENAQPALMAVSLATLRVLESEAGFSVGRDAAFVAGHSLGEYSALAAAGSLSISDTARLLRTRGLAMQKAVPVGAGAMAALLGLDYEAAVAVADEAAQGQVCQAANDNGGGQVVVSGDKAAVERALEIAKTKGAKRAMLLPVSAPFHCRLMQPAADAMAAALAGVTIRQPVSPVVSNVLAAPITDPDEIRRRLIEQITGTVRWRESVAYMASHGVTRFFEIGAGKVLSGLVKRIADGAVGISVGGPGDIAAAKEALAAAHSA